One window of the Clostridium sp. MB40-C1 genome contains the following:
- a CDS encoding non-ribosomal peptide synthetase produces MNDTIAKCSNKKTMIESFENAINEIQVITKDEEDLILKKFNDTYVEYDKEKTLVDIFEEQVEKTPDNIAVVFENEEITYKELNERSNSLARGLREKGVGPEYIVGIMAKRSINMIVGIMAVLKAGGAYLPIDPEYPENRIEYILNNSQSKIILIQGKFKEKIKQKIVICDLEDEELYKHNNNNLSKISSKNNLAYVIYTSGTTGKPKGVMIENKAIVNYVLYAKEQYLNEENMCMPLYTSVSFDLTITSIFTPLISGNKIIIYKDKDIDILMKKVFQSDKNAVIKVTPAHLSLLKDMSNVNKGIKKIIVGGEELKEELSKDISNIFCNEIEIINEYGPTEATVGCIMHKYNYTKKYNNTVLIGKPINNFHIYIVNMKNSMVPIGDIGEICISGDGLARGYLNDEKLTEEKFVDNPYEQGKKMYKTGDLARWLPDGNVEYLGRIDEQVKIRGFRIELGEIDSVIRRIDDVKDVAVIVRENNIGENEINAYIISEDSSIIKTVREELKLYLPEYMIPGKMMIIDGFPLTSNGKLDKKALPEIKEVSGETTYSAPTNPLEEEIVDLWRKMLDIDMIGIDDNFLEVGGHSLIATKMVYKINEIYDIDLSLVEFLTNGLTVRTLSELVEEKLFNSISEEELACMLKEIED; encoded by the coding sequence ATGAATGATACTATTGCAAAATGTTCAAACAAGAAAACAATGATAGAGAGCTTTGAAAACGCAATAAATGAAATTCAAGTTATAACAAAAGATGAAGAAGATTTAATATTAAAGAAGTTTAATGACACATATGTAGAATATGATAAAGAAAAAACATTAGTAGATATATTTGAAGAACAAGTAGAAAAGACACCAGATAATATTGCTGTTGTCTTCGAGAATGAAGAAATAACATATAAAGAACTTAATGAAAGATCTAATTCATTAGCTAGAGGTTTGAGAGAAAAAGGTGTAGGACCAGAATATATTGTAGGTATAATGGCAAAGCGTTCTATAAATATGATAGTAGGAATAATGGCAGTTTTAAAAGCAGGGGGAGCATATCTACCTATAGATCCGGAATATCCAGAAAACAGAATAGAGTATATATTGAATAATAGTCAATCAAAAATAATATTAATACAAGGAAAATTTAAAGAAAAGATAAAGCAGAAAATAGTTATATGTGATTTAGAGGATGAAGAATTATATAAACATAACAATAATAATTTGAGCAAAATCTCTAGTAAAAATAATTTAGCATATGTAATATATACATCTGGAACTACTGGAAAGCCTAAAGGAGTCATGATAGAGAATAAAGCAATAGTTAACTATGTTTTATATGCTAAAGAACAGTATTTAAATGAAGAAAATATGTGTATGCCGCTTTACACATCAGTATCATTTGATTTAACTATAACGTCTATTTTTACTCCATTGATAAGTGGAAATAAAATAATTATATATAAAGATAAAGATATTGATATATTAATGAAAAAAGTATTTCAGTCAGATAAAAATGCAGTTATAAAAGTAACACCTGCACATTTAAGTTTATTAAAAGATATGTCTAATGTTAACAAAGGCATTAAAAAAATTATTGTAGGGGGAGAGGAATTAAAGGAAGAATTATCAAAAGACATAAGTAATATATTCTGTAACGAGATAGAGATAATAAATGAATATGGACCTACAGAAGCAACTGTCGGATGTATAATGCACAAATACAATTATACAAAAAAATATAATAATACAGTGCTTATAGGTAAACCAATAAATAATTTTCACATTTATATTGTAAATATGAAAAATAGTATGGTACCTATAGGAGACATAGGAGAAATTTGTATAAGCGGCGATGGTCTTGCAAGAGGATATTTAAATGATGAGAAGTTAACAGAAGAGAAATTTGTGGACAACCCATATGAACAAGGAAAGAAAATGTATAAAACAGGAGATTTAGCAAGGTGGCTGCCAGATGGTAATGTGGAATACTTAGGAAGAATCGATGAGCAAGTTAAGATTAGAGGGTTTAGAATTGAACTTGGAGAGATTGACAGTGTTATCAGAAGAATAGATGATGTAAAAGATGTTGCAGTAATAGTTAGAGAAAATAATATTGGGGAAAATGAAATTAATGCTTATATTATTTCTGAAGATTCATCAATTATCAAAACAGTAAGAGAAGAGCTTAAGCTGTATTTACCTGAATATATGATTCCAGGAAAAATGATGATAATTGATGGCTTCCCATTAACATCAAATGGAAAATTAGATAAAAAAGCATTGCCTGAAATTAAAGAGGTAAGTGGTGAAACTACTTATAGTGCACCAACTAATCCATTAGAAGAGGAAATAGTTGATTTATGGAGAAAAATGTTAGACATTGATATGATAGGAATCGATGATAATTTTCTTGAAGTAGGCGGACATTCATTAATTGCTACTAAAATGGTTTATAAAATTAATGAAATTTATGATATTGATTTATCTCTAGTAGAGTTTCTTACAAATGGATTAACTGTAAGAACCTTATCAGAACTTGTTGAAGAAAAATTATTTAATTCAATCAGCGAAGAGGAACTTGCGTGTATGTTAAAAGAAATTGAAGATTAA